One window of the Shewanella cyperi genome contains the following:
- the fliL gene encoding flagellar basal body-associated protein FliL yields the protein MAEEEDLKLEETQQPKKRNKLLLFGIGGGVVLLLIVLGLWFFLSGDDESAGESVATDTTEMSTSADPATKSEAYYVGMPRPFLFNLPGANRTRLVEIKVQLMVRGSEDDVLVRKHIPLIEDALLTTFSGADEQKMTTQAGKDELRQLALLNVQNTLQPVTGHKVVEKVLFTGFVMQ from the coding sequence ATGGCTGAAGAAGAAGATCTGAAACTGGAAGAAACGCAGCAGCCCAAAAAGCGCAACAAGTTATTGTTGTTTGGCATAGGTGGTGGTGTAGTACTGCTGCTGATTGTGCTGGGATTGTGGTTTTTCCTGTCTGGGGATGATGAGAGTGCCGGAGAGTCCGTAGCAACAGACACCACAGAAATGAGTACCAGTGCTGATCCTGCCACCAAGAGCGAAGCTTACTATGTGGGGATGCCGCGCCCGTTTCTGTTCAACCTGCCCGGTGCCAATCGTACCCGCTTGGTGGAAATCAAGGTGCAGTTGATGGTGCGTGGTTCGGAAGATGATGTTCTGGTCCGAAAGCACATTCCTTTGATTGAGGATGCCCTGCTGACCACCTTCAGCGGCGCCGACGAGCAGAAAATGACGACCCAGGCCGGGAAGGATGAACTCAGGCAACTGGCGTTGCTGAATGTACAGAACACGCTGCAACCGGTGACCGGCCATAAAGTGGTTGAAAAAGTGTTGTTTACCGGCTTTGTGATGCAATAG
- the fliG gene encoding flagellar motor switch protein FliG, translated as MAETKEKVTTGFNVKDLSGIDKTAILLLSLSEADAAAILKHLEPKQVQKVGMAMAAMQDFGQEKVIGVHKLFLDDIQKFSSIGFNSEEFVRKALTAALGEDKAGNLIEQIIMGGGAKGLDSLKWMDARQVATIIQNEHPQIQTIVLSYLEPDQAAEIFAQFPENTRLDLLMRIANLEEVQPAALQELNDIMEKQFAGQGGAQAAKMGGLKAAANIMNYLDTAIESQLMETMRESDEEMAQQIQDLMFVFENLIDVDDRGIQTLLREVQQDVLMKALKGTDEPLKDKILGNMSKRAAELLRDDLEAMGPIRVSEVELAQKEILSIARRLSDAGEIMLGGGGGEEFI; from the coding sequence ATGGCTGAGACTAAAGAGAAAGTGACAACCGGCTTCAATGTCAAAGACTTGTCCGGTATTGATAAGACGGCCATCCTGCTGCTGAGCCTGAGCGAGGCCGATGCTGCCGCCATCCTCAAACATCTGGAACCCAAGCAGGTGCAGAAGGTGGGTATGGCCATGGCGGCGATGCAGGACTTCGGTCAGGAAAAGGTCATCGGGGTACACAAGCTGTTCCTGGATGATATCCAGAAGTTTTCCTCCATTGGCTTCAACAGCGAAGAGTTTGTGCGCAAGGCATTGACCGCAGCTCTGGGTGAAGACAAGGCCGGCAACCTTATCGAACAGATCATCATGGGTGGCGGTGCCAAGGGGCTCGATTCACTCAAGTGGATGGACGCCCGTCAGGTGGCCACCATCATCCAGAACGAACACCCACAAATTCAGACCATAGTGCTGTCCTATCTTGAGCCGGATCAGGCGGCGGAAATTTTTGCCCAGTTCCCGGAAAACACCCGTCTTGATTTGCTGATGCGGATTGCCAACCTTGAAGAAGTTCAGCCTGCAGCCTTGCAGGAACTGAACGACATCATGGAGAAACAGTTTGCCGGCCAGGGTGGCGCCCAAGCGGCAAAGATGGGCGGCCTGAAAGCGGCGGCCAACATCATGAACTACCTGGATACCGCCATCGAGAGCCAGCTGATGGAGACCATGCGCGAATCCGACGAGGAAATGGCGCAACAGATCCAGGATCTGATGTTTGTGTTCGAAAACCTTATCGACGTGGACGACCGTGGTATCCAGACGCTGCTGCGCGAAGTACAGCAGGATGTGTTGATGAAGGCCCTGAAGGGCACCGACGAACCGCTCAAGGACAAGATCCTTGGCAACATGTCCAAGCGTGCAGCCGAATTGCTGCGTGACGATCTTGAGGCCATGGGCCCGATCCGGGTCAGTGAAGTTGAGTTGGCCCAGAAAGAGATCCTGTCCATTGCCAGACGCCTGAGCGACGCCGGTGAGATTATGCTCGGCGGCGGTGGCGGTGAAGAGTTCATCTAA
- the fliE gene encoding flagellar hook-basal body complex protein FliE, producing the protein MQIGNSSLLQEMQALTREISPQMGIEANPLRQVNNTAGTDFGDLLVNALGNVNQLQGTASNLATRLEMGDTTVTLSDTVIAREKASVAFEATVQVRNKLVEAYKEIMSMPV; encoded by the coding sequence ATGCAAATTGGAAATTCTTCACTGCTGCAGGAGATGCAAGCGCTGACGCGCGAAATCTCGCCGCAGATGGGCATAGAAGCCAATCCCCTGCGCCAGGTTAACAATACCGCCGGCACCGATTTTGGTGATCTGTTGGTCAATGCCCTGGGCAACGTCAATCAGCTGCAAGGTACCGCCAGCAATCTGGCCACCCGTCTTGAGATGGGTGACACCACAGTCACTCTGTCCGACACTGTCATTGCCCGGGAAAAGGCCAGTGTCGCCTTCGAGGCCACGGTACAGGTGCGCAACAAATTGGTGGAAGCGTACAAAGAAATCATGAGCATGCCTGTATAG
- the fliN gene encoding flagellar motor switch protein FliN, translating to MSTEDDWAAAMAEQALEEAQIAEYEELKDESKPLTSEDAAKLDTIMDIPVTISMEVGRSFISIRNLLQLNQGSVVELDRVAGEPLDVMVNGTLIAHGEVVVVNDKFGIRLTDVISQTERIKKLK from the coding sequence ATGAGTACAGAAGACGATTGGGCAGCGGCCATGGCCGAACAGGCTTTGGAAGAAGCCCAGATTGCTGAATATGAAGAGCTGAAAGATGAAAGCAAACCGCTGACCTCGGAAGACGCGGCCAAGCTGGATACCATTATGGATATTCCTGTGACCATTTCCATGGAAGTGGGTCGCAGCTTTATCAGCATCCGCAACCTGCTGCAGCTGAACCAGGGCTCTGTGGTTGAGCTGGACAGGGTTGCCGGTGAGCCTTTGGACGTCATGGTCAACGGCACCCTGATAGCCCACGGTGAAGTGGTGGTGGTGAACGATAAATTCGGTATCCGCCTGACCGATGTGATCAGCCAAACCGAACGGATTAAGAAACTCAAGTAA
- a CDS encoding flagellar hook-length control protein FliK yields the protein MQQMSNVLLGGGAKVQATAGKDSVDSNENGDFSAFFDKATAGGEAQETVRVERANPGDKSDELDAKTSADNEDNVALVFAQIQYSSIIQEPQSQSGVTDFAVDLAADVAAVVPDGDSLPQDLALLPKLIDGEPASGTISPLQAMDRLMSELESGNPEILTELAELLDVDPKMLQQMAPEELQQWLNQKFKDPSAMAQLQQLMGSQGISDSRLVDGVDSRGDALNISKGQQLAPGWGAGKTPGAERDHILPIKQQITGNADGQEIPDATPVEPLAKDAKVEQGQQNLAEFKLQPVVVPQAQVNPAAPNAAQGVSPTVNPLAAEPLGSMSDGLAMPVADAAKQLANSELILVEGKEPQVQLKAQDTLLFTGINGEGHKDIQALSQHSRTEMPQLQLSLRQGMEQSQNMHDMIQRFAPMMKQQLVTMVSQGIQQAEIRLDPPELGQMMVRIQVQGQETQVQFHVTQSQTRDVMEQALPRLREMLAEQGMQLTDGQVSQGGGGRDFGSREGSGGASQESMDEKAAEETLLSVNQTTSYGSGIDYYA from the coding sequence ATGCAACAAATGAGCAATGTGCTGCTGGGTGGTGGAGCCAAGGTGCAGGCCACAGCGGGAAAAGACAGCGTCGACAGCAATGAAAACGGTGATTTTTCAGCGTTTTTCGACAAGGCAACCGCCGGTGGCGAAGCACAGGAAACGGTCAGGGTTGAGCGTGCCAACCCCGGCGATAAGTCAGATGAACTTGACGCCAAAACGTCAGCCGACAATGAAGATAACGTCGCCCTGGTCTTCGCGCAAATTCAGTACTCCAGCATTATTCAGGAGCCGCAAAGTCAATCCGGGGTGACAGACTTTGCCGTCGATCTTGCCGCTGACGTTGCCGCCGTCGTTCCTGATGGAGACAGTTTGCCGCAGGATCTGGCCCTGCTTCCCAAATTGATTGATGGTGAGCCGGCTTCCGGCACCATATCGCCGTTGCAGGCCATGGACAGGTTAATGTCTGAACTGGAGTCGGGTAATCCGGAAATCCTCACCGAGTTGGCTGAGCTGCTTGATGTCGATCCCAAGATGTTGCAGCAAATGGCACCCGAAGAGTTGCAGCAATGGCTGAACCAAAAATTCAAAGACCCCTCCGCTATGGCCCAGTTGCAGCAGTTGATGGGCTCCCAGGGAATCAGCGACAGTCGTTTGGTCGATGGCGTAGATAGCCGGGGAGATGCGCTAAACATATCCAAAGGCCAGCAATTGGCCCCTGGATGGGGTGCGGGCAAGACTCCAGGTGCGGAAAGAGACCATATATTGCCGATTAAACAGCAGATCACCGGCAATGCTGACGGACAGGAGATCCCTGATGCCACACCTGTGGAGCCCCTGGCAAAAGACGCCAAGGTGGAGCAGGGACAACAGAACCTGGCCGAATTTAAGTTGCAGCCGGTGGTGGTGCCACAGGCTCAGGTTAATCCCGCAGCGCCAAACGCCGCTCAGGGCGTTTCGCCAACTGTCAATCCATTGGCGGCTGAGCCGCTGGGTTCCATGTCCGATGGGTTGGCTATGCCGGTGGCCGATGCAGCGAAACAATTGGCCAACAGTGAACTCATTCTGGTGGAAGGAAAAGAGCCCCAGGTGCAGCTGAAAGCGCAGGACACGTTATTGTTTACTGGCATTAATGGCGAGGGGCACAAGGACATCCAGGCCTTGTCACAGCACAGCCGAACCGAGATGCCACAGTTGCAGCTGTCATTACGACAGGGCATGGAGCAGAGCCAGAACATGCATGACATGATCCAGCGTTTTGCTCCCATGATGAAGCAGCAATTGGTCACCATGGTCAGCCAGGGGATCCAACAGGCGGAAATCCGTCTTGACCCGCCGGAGCTGGGGCAAATGATGGTGCGCATTCAGGTGCAGGGGCAGGAAACCCAGGTGCAATTCCACGTCACCCAGTCACAGACCCGGGATGTGATGGAGCAGGCACTGCCAAGACTCAGGGAAATGCTGGCCGAGCAGGGCATGCAGCTGACCGATGGTCAGGTGTCCCAGGGCGGTGGTGGCCGAGACTTCGGCAGTCGCGAAGGCAGCGGTGGCGCATCCCAGGAATCCATGGATGAAAAAGCAGCAGAAGAAACTTTGTTAAGCGTAAATCAGACAACAAGTTACGGCTCGGGTATAGATTATTACGCTTAA
- the fliJ gene encoding flagellar export protein FliJ, whose amino-acid sequence MAARDPLLTVLKLASEAEEQAALRLKAAQLEAQKRKQQLDALNQYRLDYMQQLTGQQGKQISANYYQQFHKFIQQIDQAISQQLRTVASANTQVQHRQQHWLEKQQKRKAVELLLEHKAQKRERAEAKREQKLADEFAIQQFIRR is encoded by the coding sequence ATGGCCGCCCGGGATCCACTGCTGACCGTGCTCAAACTCGCCTCCGAAGCAGAAGAGCAGGCGGCCTTGCGGCTTAAGGCTGCCCAGCTAGAAGCCCAGAAACGCAAGCAGCAGCTTGATGCCCTCAATCAGTATCGGCTGGACTATATGCAACAGCTGACCGGGCAGCAGGGCAAACAGATCAGTGCCAACTACTACCAGCAGTTTCACAAGTTCATCCAACAGATCGATCAGGCCATCAGCCAACAGTTACGCACCGTTGCCAGTGCCAACACCCAGGTGCAGCATCGGCAGCAACATTGGCTGGAAAAGCAGCAAAAGCGCAAGGCCGTGGAACTGCTGCTTGAGCACAAGGCGCAAAAGCGCGAGCGGGCAGAGGCCAAGCGCGAGCAAAAGCTTGCCGATGAGTTCGCCATTCAACAATTTATCCGCCGCTGA
- the fliI gene encoding flagellar protein export ATPase FliI, which yields MSARSQHLLHNLTQYTQGIAPFRPVASGQLVRVVGLTLEASGCRAPVGSLCAIETMQGELVAEVIGFDDELLYLMPIDELRGVLPGARVIPLGEQSGLNVGMSLLGRVLDGSGQPLDGLGPLNTDQKASRHSPAMNPLARRPIHEPLDVGVRAINAMLTVGKGQRMGLFAGSGVGKSVLLGMMTRGTTADIIVVGLVGERGREVKEFIEEILGPEGRARSVVVAAPADTSPLMRLRACETSTRIAEYFRDLGYDVLLLMDSLTRYAQAQREIALAVGEPPATKGYPPSVFAKLPRLVERAGNGGPGQGSITAFYTVLTEGDDQQDPIADASRAILDGHIVLSRALADSGHYPAIDIEASISRVAPMVISDLHLECMRKVKQVYSLYQQNKDLISIGAYAQGSDPRIDNAIRLQPVMNAFLRQTMRDAISFADSELMLTQLAAQCKV from the coding sequence ATGTCAGCTCGCAGCCAACACCTGCTCCATAACCTGACGCAATACACCCAGGGTATTGCCCCTTTCAGACCCGTAGCCTCCGGCCAACTGGTACGCGTAGTCGGCTTGACCCTGGAGGCCAGCGGTTGCCGTGCTCCAGTCGGCAGCTTGTGCGCCATCGAGACCATGCAGGGCGAACTGGTGGCCGAGGTCATAGGTTTTGACGACGAACTCCTGTACCTGATGCCCATAGATGAACTCAGGGGCGTGCTTCCCGGAGCCCGGGTTATCCCCTTGGGTGAACAGAGTGGCCTTAATGTCGGCATGTCGCTGCTGGGGCGGGTGCTGGACGGCAGTGGCCAGCCACTCGATGGTCTGGGACCGCTGAATACAGATCAAAAAGCCTCCCGCCACAGTCCTGCCATGAATCCTCTGGCCAGAAGGCCCATTCATGAACCCCTGGATGTGGGGGTGCGCGCCATCAATGCCATGCTCACCGTGGGTAAAGGTCAGCGTATGGGCCTGTTCGCCGGTTCGGGGGTGGGTAAGTCGGTGTTGCTTGGCATGATGACCCGGGGGACCACCGCCGACATTATTGTGGTAGGGCTGGTGGGCGAACGTGGCCGCGAAGTAAAAGAATTCATTGAGGAGATCCTCGGTCCCGAAGGCCGGGCCCGCTCCGTGGTGGTGGCGGCACCTGCCGATACCTCGCCCCTGATGCGTCTGCGGGCCTGTGAAACCTCGACCCGTATTGCCGAGTATTTCCGTGATTTGGGCTACGACGTGCTGCTGTTGATGGACAGCCTGACCCGTTATGCCCAGGCCCAGCGTGAAATTGCCTTGGCCGTGGGCGAGCCGCCCGCAACCAAGGGGTATCCGCCGTCGGTGTTTGCCAAGTTGCCCAGGTTGGTGGAACGCGCCGGTAACGGTGGTCCGGGGCAGGGCTCTATTACCGCTTTTTATACCGTGCTGACCGAGGGGGACGACCAACAGGATCCCATTGCCGACGCCAGCCGGGCGATTCTCGACGGTCACATAGTGCTTTCCCGGGCCCTTGCCGATTCGGGGCATTACCCTGCCATTGACATCGAAGCCTCCATCAGCCGGGTGGCGCCCATGGTGATTTCCGATCTGCATCTGGAGTGCATGCGTAAAGTTAAACAGGTGTATTCCCTGTACCAGCAAAATAAAGATCTGATTTCCATCGGGGCTTACGCCCAGGGCAGCGATCCCCGCATCGACAATGCCATTCGACTGCAGCCGGTGATGAACGCTTTTTTGCGCCAGACCATGCGTGATGCCATTTCCTTTGCTGACAGCGAACTGATGCTGACCCAGCTTGCCGCCCAGTGCAAGGTGTAA
- the fliF gene encoding flagellar basal-body MS-ring/collar protein FliF — protein sequence MIVGSGAGMGAEGLEGMAQENKSGMLGSLGGVDMMRQITMILALAICLALAVFIMMWAQEPEYRPLGKMETQEMVQVLDVLDKNKIPYQIDVDVVKVPEDKYQDVKMMLSRAGVDSSPAGSEDFLSQDSGFGVSQRMEQARLKHSQEQNLARAIEELKSISRAKVILALPKENVFARNKSQPSATVVVTTRRGGLGQGEVDAIVDIVASAVQGLEPTKVTVTDSNGRLLNSGSQDGVSARARRELELVQQKEAEYRSKIDAILMPILGPENFTSQVDVSMDFTAVEQTAKRFNPDLPAVRSEMTVENSSGGAGVMGIPGALSNQPPMESNIPQTLAAANQSASENNGSSHREATRNYELDTTISHTRQQVGVLRRVSVSVAVDFKNGGANGEGQVARVPRTEQELANIRRLLEGAVGFDSQRGDMLEVVTVPFMDQLIEEVPEPELWEQPWFWRALKLGLGAFVILVLILFVVRPMLKRLIYPDGIAMPDEPRLGHELAEIEDQYAADTLGMLSAPDAEYSYADDGSILIPNLHKDDDMIKAIRALVANEPELSTQVVKNWLQDNG from the coding sequence ATGATAGTCGGAAGCGGTGCGGGAATGGGCGCCGAGGGGCTGGAAGGAATGGCACAGGAAAACAAGTCTGGTATGTTAGGCAGCCTGGGTGGCGTCGACATGATGCGCCAAATCACCATGATTTTGGCTCTGGCCATCTGTTTGGCCCTGGCAGTCTTTATCATGATGTGGGCTCAGGAACCGGAGTACCGCCCCTTGGGTAAGATGGAAACCCAGGAAATGGTGCAGGTGCTGGATGTGCTCGACAAGAACAAGATCCCCTATCAGATTGATGTGGATGTGGTGAAGGTGCCCGAGGACAAGTATCAGGACGTCAAGATGATGCTGAGCCGCGCCGGCGTCGACAGCTCACCGGCTGGCAGTGAGGACTTCCTCAGTCAGGACAGTGGTTTCGGCGTCAGTCAGCGCATGGAGCAGGCCCGTCTGAAACACAGTCAGGAGCAAAACCTGGCCCGCGCCATCGAAGAGCTGAAAAGTATCAGTCGCGCCAAGGTGATCCTGGCCCTGCCCAAAGAAAATGTGTTCGCCCGCAATAAATCCCAACCCAGCGCTACTGTGGTGGTCACCACCCGTCGTGGTGGTTTGGGTCAGGGTGAAGTGGATGCGATTGTGGACATTGTGGCCTCGGCCGTGCAGGGACTGGAACCCACCAAGGTGACAGTCACAGACTCAAATGGTCGTTTGCTCAACTCAGGCAGCCAGGATGGTGTCTCTGCCCGTGCTCGCCGTGAACTTGAACTGGTGCAGCAGAAAGAAGCCGAATACCGCAGCAAGATTGACGCGATTTTGATGCCGATATTGGGGCCGGAAAATTTCACCTCCCAGGTGGATGTCAGTATGGACTTTACCGCCGTGGAGCAGACCGCTAAAAGGTTCAATCCCGATCTGCCAGCGGTTCGCAGCGAGATGACAGTGGAGAACAGCAGCGGTGGCGCCGGTGTGATGGGGATCCCGGGCGCCCTGTCCAATCAGCCTCCCATGGAGTCCAACATCCCGCAAACCCTGGCGGCAGCAAACCAGTCTGCCTCGGAAAACAATGGTTCCAGCCACAGGGAAGCGACCCGTAATTATGAGCTCGACACCACTATCAGCCATACCCGTCAACAGGTTGGGGTATTGCGCCGGGTGAGTGTTTCCGTAGCGGTGGATTTCAAGAACGGCGGCGCCAACGGCGAAGGTCAGGTGGCCCGCGTGCCCAGAACCGAACAGGAACTGGCCAATATCCGCCGCCTGCTGGAAGGTGCCGTGGGCTTTGACAGCCAGCGTGGCGACATGCTGGAAGTGGTTACCGTGCCCTTTATGGACCAGCTTATCGAGGAAGTTCCCGAGCCCGAACTGTGGGAGCAACCCTGGTTCTGGCGTGCCCTCAAGTTGGGATTGGGTGCCTTCGTTATCCTGGTGCTGATCCTGTTCGTGGTCCGCCCTATGCTGAAGCGGCTGATTTATCCCGATGGTATCGCCATGCCAGATGAACCCCGTCTGGGTCATGAGCTGGCCGAGATTGAAGACCAATATGCAGCCGATACATTGGGCATGTTGTCGGCCCCCGATGCAGAGTACAGTTATGCGGATGACGGCTCAATTTTGATCCCAAATCTGCACAAAGATGATGATATGATTAAGGCCATACGCGCACTGGTGGCCAACGAGCCCGAACTATCCACCCAAGTGGTGAAGAACTGGTTACAAGACAATGGCTGA
- the fliH gene encoding flagellar assembly protein FliH — translation MTYSKPAKHLLRPESDKDFSHWQLPDVTEVQQSVESNLLGRKPGVYQPAPAEEVVAPPTMAEIEAIREAAEQEGFAAGQEQGYGEGLEKGRLTGLEQGHKEGFAQGHEQGLAEGLAHAGQLVERFEALLAQFAAPLSHLDREIELSLVELAMTLARQVLLHELKTHPEQVLAALRKGVECLPIKEQRINLRLNPDDVELLSGLYSQAQLERQKWEIEADPTLARGDCIIESQRSSVDLRIEQRMAAVFEGLEQQTGILKQQLANHEQHSEQAEQTLAAAEEDQAGVQTSEPGDDDVSSQPTPAP, via the coding sequence ATGACCTACAGCAAACCCGCCAAACACCTGCTGCGCCCCGAGAGCGACAAGGACTTCAGTCACTGGCAGTTGCCCGATGTGACCGAAGTCCAGCAATCGGTGGAGTCCAACCTGCTGGGGCGTAAACCCGGTGTTTACCAACCCGCGCCGGCCGAAGAAGTGGTGGCGCCGCCGACCATGGCGGAAATCGAAGCTATTCGTGAGGCCGCCGAACAGGAAGGCTTTGCCGCGGGTCAGGAACAGGGATATGGCGAGGGGCTGGAAAAGGGCCGTCTTACCGGCCTGGAACAGGGTCATAAGGAAGGCTTCGCCCAGGGGCACGAACAGGGACTGGCGGAGGGCTTGGCGCATGCCGGGCAGTTGGTTGAACGTTTTGAAGCCTTATTGGCACAGTTTGCCGCCCCCCTGTCACACCTGGATAGAGAAATTGAACTGTCACTGGTGGAGTTGGCCATGACCCTGGCGCGCCAGGTGTTGCTCCATGAGCTTAAGACTCACCCCGAACAGGTATTGGCCGCACTTCGAAAAGGGGTAGAGTGTTTGCCCATCAAGGAGCAGCGGATCAATCTGCGCCTCAATCCCGACGACGTTGAATTACTGTCAGGTCTTTATAGCCAGGCCCAGCTGGAGCGACAAAAGTGGGAAATTGAAGCGGATCCCACTCTAGCACGGGGCGACTGCATTATCGAAAGCCAACGCTCCAGCGTGGATCTGCGCATTGAACAAAGAATGGCTGCCGTGTTTGAAGGTCTGGAGCAGCAGACCGGTATTTTGAAGCAGCAGCTGGCAAATCATGAGCAGCATTCGGAACAAGCCGAGCAAACGCTTGCCGCGGCTGAAGAGGACCAAGCCGGGGTGCAGACCTCGGAACCGGGAGACGATGATGTCAGCTCGCAGCCAACACCTGCTCCATAA
- the fliM gene encoding flagellar motor switch protein FliM: MTDLLSQDEIDALLHGVDDVEEEDVDESGIEARAYDFSSQDRIVRGRMPTLEIVNERFARHLRISMFNMMRRAAEVSINGVQMLKFGEYVHTLFVPTSLNMVRFQPLKGTALITMEARLVFILVDNFFGGDGRFHAKIEGREFTPTERRIVQLLLKIIFEDYKDAWAPVMDVEFDYLDSEVNPAMANIVSPTEVVVVNSFHIEVDGGGGDFHITMPYSMIEPIRELLDAGVQSDKQDTDMRWSQALRDEIMDVDVGFEATLVEHELTLRDVMEMKAGDIIPVELPEYVLMKIEELPTYRCKLGRSRENLALKICEKIPRPETVKSELQLVTRKGKSRDISDL, from the coding sequence GTGACTGATTTATTAAGCCAAGACGAAATTGACGCGCTACTTCACGGGGTCGATGATGTCGAAGAGGAAGATGTCGACGAGAGTGGCATAGAGGCGCGTGCCTACGACTTTTCTTCCCAGGACAGAATAGTCCGTGGCCGGATGCCGACGCTGGAAATAGTGAACGAGCGCTTTGCCCGTCATTTGCGGATCAGCATGTTCAATATGATGCGCCGGGCCGCCGAGGTATCCATCAACGGCGTTCAGATGCTCAAGTTCGGCGAATACGTCCATACCCTGTTCGTGCCCACCAGTCTTAACATGGTGCGTTTCCAGCCCCTTAAGGGCACGGCGTTGATCACCATGGAAGCCCGATTGGTGTTTATCCTGGTGGACAACTTCTTCGGTGGTGACGGTCGATTCCACGCCAAGATAGAAGGCCGTGAATTTACCCCGACGGAGCGACGCATTGTCCAGTTGCTGCTGAAAATCATTTTCGAGGATTACAAAGACGCCTGGGCTCCGGTGATGGACGTGGAGTTCGATTATCTGGACTCGGAAGTCAACCCGGCCATGGCCAACATAGTCAGCCCCACAGAGGTGGTGGTGGTGAACTCCTTCCATATTGAAGTGGACGGCGGTGGTGGTGACTTTCACATCACCATGCCCTATTCGATGATAGAACCCATAAGGGAATTGCTCGACGCCGGTGTGCAGAGCGATAAGCAGGACACGGACATGCGCTGGTCCCAGGCTCTGCGGGACGAGATCATGGATGTGGACGTGGGCTTTGAAGCCACCTTGGTCGAGCACGAGCTGACCCTGCGTGATGTCATGGAAATGAAGGCCGGCGATATTATCCCGGTGGAGTTGCCCGAATACGTCTTGATGAAGATTGAAGAGCTGCCGACCTACCGCTGTAAACTCGGTCGCTCGCGGGAGAATCTGGCGCTGAAGATTTGTGAGAAAATTCCACGTCCGGAAACGGTCAAGAGTGAATTGCAACTGGTGACCCGCAAAGGAAAATCCAGAGATATCTCTGATTTGTAA